The Kluyvera intermedia genome window below encodes:
- a CDS encoding rhodanese-related sulfurtransferase produces MPVLHNRISNETLKAQMLAETEPRTTISFYKYFTIVDPKATRDALYVALSALNVFGRVYLAREGINAQISVPASNVDALRACLDSFDPALKNLRLNIALDDDGKSFWVLRMKVRDRIVADGIEDPTFDASNVGKYLKAAEVNAMLDDPDAVFIDMRNHYEYEVGHFDNALEIPADTFREQLPKAVEMMQENKDKKIVMYCTGGIRCEKASAFMKHNGFKQVWHIEGGIIEYARRAREQGLPVRFIGKNFVFDERMGERISDEVISHCHQCGSSCDSHTNCLNDGCHLLFIQCPVCAVKYEGCCSEACQEEHKLPEEEQRLRRAGRENGNKIFNKSRGRLNTQLGIPDPETSSN; encoded by the coding sequence ATGCCAGTGTTACATAACCGCATATCGAATGAGACGCTGAAAGCGCAGATGCTGGCTGAAACTGAGCCACGCACCACTATCTCATTCTATAAATATTTCACCATCGTCGACCCAAAAGCGACCCGTGATGCTCTCTACGTGGCGTTGTCAGCGTTGAATGTCTTTGGCCGCGTCTATCTTGCACGTGAAGGGATCAATGCGCAGATTAGCGTTCCTGCGAGCAATGTTGATGCACTGCGTGCATGCCTGGACAGCTTCGACCCGGCCCTGAAGAATTTGCGCCTAAATATTGCGCTTGACGATGACGGCAAATCTTTCTGGGTGCTACGCATGAAAGTGCGCGATCGCATTGTGGCCGATGGCATTGAGGATCCGACTTTTGATGCCAGCAATGTGGGTAAGTATTTGAAGGCGGCGGAAGTTAACGCCATGCTCGATGACCCTGATGCGGTGTTTATCGATATGCGTAACCATTATGAATACGAAGTCGGCCATTTTGATAATGCGCTAGAAATTCCTGCGGATACCTTCCGCGAACAGCTGCCAAAAGCGGTTGAGATGATGCAGGAAAACAAAGATAAAAAAATTGTGATGTACTGCACCGGTGGCATCCGCTGTGAAAAAGCCAGCGCTTTTATGAAGCATAACGGCTTTAAACAGGTATGGCATATAGAAGGCGGTATCATTGAGTACGCGCGCCGCGCTCGCGAACAAGGTCTGCCGGTGCGTTTTATCGGTAAGAATTTTGTCTTTGACGAACGTATGGGCGAGCGTATTTCTGATGAAGTGATTTCCCATTGTCACCAGTGTGGTTCATCGTGTGATAGCCATACCAATTGCTTGAATGATGGATGCCACCTGCTGTTTATCCAGTGCCCGGTTTGCGCCGTAAAATATGAGGGTTGCTGCAGCGAAGCCTGTCAGGAAGAGCATAAACTGCCGGAAGAAGAGCAGCGACTGCGCCGGGCTGGGCGTGAAAATGGCAATAAGATCTTTA
- a CDS encoding Kdo(2)-lipid IV(A) acyltransferase translates to MTQLPKFTAALLHPRYWPYWLGVGFLWLIVQLPYPVLYRLGNSLGRLSLRFMKRRAKIAYRNLELCFPEKTDAERHQMVVKNFESVGMGVIETGIAWFWPTRRVNRWMDASGLEHIRAVQDSGRGVLLIGIHFLTLEMGARMFGIHNPGIGVYRPNDNPVIDLMQTWGRMRSNKDMIDRKDLKGMVRALKNGEIIWYAPDHDYGPRASVFAPLFAVKDAATTSGTWMLAKMSKACVVPFVPRRKPDGKGYELIILPPECNPPLDDAQTTATWMNKIIEECIMMAPEQYMWLHRRFKTRPEGVPSRY, encoded by the coding sequence ATGACCCAGTTACCCAAATTTACCGCCGCACTATTACATCCCCGATACTGGCCATACTGGTTAGGTGTGGGTTTTTTGTGGTTAATCGTGCAGTTACCGTATCCGGTTCTTTACCGATTGGGGAATAGCCTGGGCAGGCTGTCTTTGCGCTTTATGAAGCGCCGCGCGAAAATTGCTTACCGCAATCTTGAACTGTGTTTCCCCGAGAAGACGGATGCAGAACGTCATCAGATGGTCGTCAAAAACTTTGAGTCGGTCGGCATGGGCGTCATCGAAACCGGGATTGCCTGGTTTTGGCCAACACGCCGGGTCAATCGTTGGATGGACGCCAGTGGCCTTGAACACATTCGCGCCGTACAGGATTCCGGGCGTGGTGTTTTGCTGATCGGTATTCATTTCCTGACGCTAGAGATGGGCGCACGCATGTTCGGCATTCACAATCCCGGGATTGGTGTCTATCGTCCAAACGACAACCCGGTTATTGACTTGATGCAAACCTGGGGTCGTATGCGCTCCAATAAAGATATGATTGACCGCAAAGATCTTAAAGGCATGGTACGCGCCCTTAAAAATGGTGAAATCATCTGGTATGCACCGGATCACGATTACGGCCCACGCGCCAGCGTATTTGCCCCGCTGTTTGCCGTTAAGGATGCTGCAACAACCTCCGGCACCTGGATGCTGGCAAAGATGTCCAAAGCCTGCGTTGTCCCGTTCGTTCCGCGCCGTAAACCTGATGGTAAAGGTTACGAACTGATTATTCTGCCGCCAGAGTGCAATCCGCCACTCGATGATGCGCAGACCACCGCGACATGGATGAACAAGATCATCGAAGAATGCATCATGATGGCGCCTGAGCAATATATGTGGCTCCACCGCCGCTTCAAAACCCGGCCTGAAGGCGTTCCCTCTCGCTACTAA
- the mdtG gene encoding multidrug efflux MFS transporter MdtG, with translation MQPSDVPINWKRNLAVVWLGCFLTGAAFSLVMPFLPLYVEQLGITGHSQLNMWSGLVFSITFLFSAIASPLWGGLADRKGRKIMLLRSALGMAIVMLLMGLAQNIWQFLILRALLGLLGGFIPNANALIATQIPRHKSGWALGTLSTGAVSGALLGPLAGGFLADNYGLRPVFFMTATVLLICFVLTLCFIREQFTPVSKKEMLHVKEVFGSLKNRELVLSLFVTTLIIQVATGSIAPILTLYVRDLAGNISNIAFISGMIASVPGVAALLCAPRLGKLGDRIGPEKILIVALVVSVLLLIPMSFVQTPWQLGILRFLLGAADGALLPAVQTLLVYNSSNQIAGRIFSYNQSFRDIGNVTGPLIGAAVSAQYGFRAVFCVTAMVVLINAIYTGISLRRRASPSRP, from the coding sequence ATGCAACCCTCAGATGTGCCCATTAACTGGAAGCGTAATCTCGCTGTCGTCTGGCTAGGCTGTTTTCTAACCGGCGCCGCATTCAGTCTGGTAATGCCCTTTCTCCCCCTCTACGTCGAACAACTTGGCATCACCGGCCATAGCCAGCTCAACATGTGGTCTGGGTTAGTATTCAGTATCACCTTCCTGTTCTCCGCCATTGCATCACCGTTGTGGGGCGGGCTGGCTGACCGTAAGGGGCGTAAAATTATGCTGCTGCGTTCAGCCCTCGGGATGGCTATCGTGATGCTGCTGATGGGGCTGGCGCAGAATATCTGGCAGTTTCTGATTCTGCGGGCGCTACTTGGGCTTCTGGGCGGTTTTATTCCCAATGCGAATGCGTTAATCGCCACGCAAATTCCGCGTCATAAAAGCGGTTGGGCACTGGGTACGCTCTCGACAGGTGCGGTCAGCGGCGCATTGCTAGGGCCGCTCGCTGGAGGTTTTCTGGCAGATAACTACGGCCTGAGGCCTGTATTCTTTATGACTGCCACCGTGCTGCTAATCTGCTTTGTTCTGACGCTGTGTTTTATTCGTGAACAGTTCACGCCAGTGTCTAAAAAAGAGATGCTGCACGTCAAAGAGGTGTTTGGCTCGTTAAAGAACCGCGAACTGGTGCTGAGCCTGTTTGTGACCACATTGATTATTCAGGTCGCCACCGGTTCAATTGCGCCGATTCTGACGCTGTATGTGCGCGACTTAGCGGGGAATATCAGCAATATTGCGTTTATCAGCGGCATGATAGCCTCGGTGCCCGGCGTTGCAGCGCTGCTGTGCGCGCCGCGTCTGGGTAAGTTAGGCGACCGTATCGGCCCGGAGAAAATCCTGATTGTGGCCTTAGTGGTATCGGTGCTGCTGCTAATCCCCATGTCGTTTGTTCAGACGCCGTGGCAACTGGGTATCTTACGTTTTCTGCTGGGTGCCGCAGATGGTGCGCTGCTGCCTGCCGTACAAACGTTACTGGTGTACAACTCAAGTAACCAAATTGCCGGACGTATTTTCAGCTATAACCAATCATTTCGCGATATCGGGAACGTCACCGGGCCGTTGATCGGTGCCGCAGTCTCGGCACAGTACGGCTTCAGAGCCGTATTTTGCGTCACCGCTATGGTGGTGTTGATTAACGCCATTTACACCGGAATCAGCCTACGCCGCCGCGCATCCCCTTCCCGCCCTTAA
- a CDS encoding MysB family protein → MTLYATLEEAIDAARETFLADNPGLEEGDANVQQFNMQKYIQQDGDIMWQVEFFADDDEQGECLPMLSGEAAQSVFDGDFDEVELRQEWIEENTLHEWDEGEYQLEPSQDTEEGQAAADEWDER, encoded by the coding sequence ATGACTTTATACGCCACACTCGAAGAAGCTATTGATGCGGCTCGCGAAACGTTCCTCGCCGATAATCCTGGCCTTGAGGAAGGTGACGCGAATGTACAGCAATTCAATATGCAGAAGTACATTCAGCAAGACGGCGACATTATGTGGCAGGTCGAGTTCTTTGCCGACGATGACGAACAAGGTGAATGCTTGCCGATGCTCAGCGGCGAAGCCGCTCAGAGCGTGTTCGACGGCGATTTCGATGAAGTGGAACTGCGCCAGGAGTGGATCGAAGAAAATACGCTGCACGAATGGGATGAAGGCGAGTACCAGCTTGAACCCTCACAGGATACCGAAGAGGGTCAGGCCGCGGCTGACGAATGGGATGAACGCTAG
- a CDS encoding YceK/YidQ family lipoprotein, with translation MRIILVSAMALVLSGCGSIISRTIPGQGHGNQYYPGVQWDLRDSAWRYVTILDLPFSLVFDTLLLPIDASHGPYE, from the coding sequence ATACGAATTATCCTGGTCTCTGCTATGGCGCTAGTGCTGAGTGGTTGCGGCAGTATTATCAGCCGGACAATCCCGGGGCAGGGCCACGGGAATCAGTATTATCCAGGGGTACAATGGGACTTGCGTGATTCAGCGTGGCGTTACGTGACTATCCTCGATCTGCCGTTCTCGCTGGTCTTTGATACTTTACTGTTGCCCATTGACGCCAGCCATGGTCCTTACGAGTAA
- the mdoH gene encoding glucans biosynthesis glucosyltransferase MdoH, which translates to MNNTTKYIDALSLTDTEKAALPSTSIRAVHEALDGEHQTFSRDDDTPLASVKARLEQSWPDSLAGDQLTKDDEGRAQLKAMPKATRSSMFPDPWRTNPVGRFWDRLRGRDVTPRYLSRLTKEEQEHEAKWRTVGSLRRYTLLILTLAQTVVATWYMKTILPYQGWALINPADMVGQNVWVSFMQLLPYLLQTGILILFAVLFCWVSAGFWTALMGFLQLLIGRDKYSISASTVGDEPLNPEHRTALIMPICNEDVSRVFAGLRATWESVKATGQEKHFDVYILSDSYNPDICVAEQKAWMELIAEVQGEGQIFYRRRRRRVKRKSGNIDDFCRRWGNQYSYMVVLDADSVMSGDCLTNLVRLMEANPNAGIIQSSPRASGMDTLYARCQQFATRVYGPLFTAGLHFWQLGESHYWGHNAIIRVKPFIEHCALAPLPGDGNFAGSILSHDFVEAALMRRAGWGVWIAYDLPGSYEELPPNLLDELKRDRRWCQGNLMNFRLFLVKGMHPVHRAVFLTGVMSYLSAPLWFMFLALSTALQVVHALTEPQYFLQPRQLFPVWPQWRPELAIALFASTMVLLFLPKLLSIILVWCKGSKEYGGFVRVTISLLLEVLFSVLLAPVRMLFHTVFVVSAFLGWEVVWNSPQRDDDSTPWGEAFMRHGSQMLLGLVWAVGMAWLDLRFLFWLAPIVFSLILSPFVSVVSSRATNGLRSKRWKLFLIPEEYNTPKVLADTEAYLKLNRERILDDGFMHAVFNPSFNALATAMATARHRASHVLEIARDRHVEQALNETPEKLNRDRRLVLLSDPVTLARLHYRVWASPERYTSWVSEYDKLKLNPLALKTK; encoded by the coding sequence ATGAATAACACAACGAAGTACATCGACGCACTGTCGCTTACGGATACCGAAAAAGCAGCGCTTCCCAGCACGAGTATTCGTGCTGTTCATGAAGCGCTTGATGGCGAACATCAGACTTTTTCCCGTGATGATGACACGCCCCTGGCATCCGTTAAGGCCCGGCTCGAACAGAGCTGGCCTGACTCTCTGGCGGGCGATCAGCTCACCAAAGATGATGAAGGACGTGCTCAGCTTAAGGCGATGCCGAAGGCAACGCGTTCTTCTATGTTCCCCGATCCTTGGCGGACAAACCCGGTGGGGCGTTTTTGGGATCGCCTTCGTGGACGTGATGTTACGCCACGCTATCTTTCCCGCCTGACCAAAGAAGAGCAGGAGCATGAGGCAAAATGGCGTACGGTGGGTTCTTTACGCCGCTATACGCTGCTCATCCTGACGCTGGCGCAGACCGTAGTGGCTACCTGGTACATGAAGACCATTCTTCCGTATCAAGGATGGGCGTTGATCAATCCTGCCGATATGGTTGGACAAAACGTCTGGGTCTCCTTTATGCAGCTGCTGCCGTATTTGCTGCAAACGGGGATCCTTATCCTGTTCGCGGTGCTGTTCTGCTGGGTTTCTGCCGGTTTCTGGACCGCGCTGATGGGCTTCCTGCAACTGCTGATAGGTCGCGATAAATACAGTATTTCTGCCTCGACGGTAGGCGATGAGCCGCTGAATCCGGAACACCGGACGGCGCTGATTATGCCTATCTGTAATGAGGACGTGTCCCGCGTATTTGCGGGTCTGCGTGCGACCTGGGAGTCTGTTAAAGCAACCGGGCAGGAGAAACACTTTGACGTCTACATCTTAAGTGACAGCTACAATCCGGACATCTGCGTTGCAGAACAAAAGGCCTGGATGGAGCTTATCGCAGAGGTGCAGGGCGAAGGGCAGATCTTCTACCGTCGTCGTCGTCGTCGTGTGAAACGTAAAAGTGGCAACATTGATGACTTCTGTCGTCGCTGGGGCAATCAGTATAGCTACATGGTGGTGCTGGACGCCGACTCCGTAATGTCCGGCGACTGTCTGACCAACCTGGTGCGCCTGATGGAAGCGAACCCGAATGCGGGGATCATCCAGTCTTCACCGCGCGCCTCCGGAATGGACACGCTGTATGCACGTTGTCAGCAGTTTGCGACTCGTGTCTACGGACCGCTGTTTACCGCGGGCCTGCACTTCTGGCAGTTGGGGGAATCGCACTACTGGGGCCACAACGCTATTATCCGCGTGAAACCGTTTATCGAGCACTGTGCGCTGGCACCGTTGCCGGGTGACGGTAACTTTGCTGGCTCCATTTTGTCGCATGACTTCGTTGAAGCTGCGCTGATGCGTCGTGCAGGGTGGGGCGTGTGGATTGCCTATGACCTGCCGGGCTCCTATGAAGAACTGCCGCCGAATCTGCTGGATGAACTCAAGCGTGACCGTCGATGGTGTCAGGGTAACCTGATGAACTTCCGTCTGTTCCTGGTCAAAGGTATGCACCCGGTACACCGTGCGGTGTTCCTGACGGGGGTTATGTCTTACCTCTCCGCGCCGCTGTGGTTTATGTTCCTGGCCTTGTCGACCGCGTTACAGGTTGTCCATGCGCTGACTGAGCCACAGTACTTCCTGCAACCACGCCAGCTGTTCCCGGTGTGGCCGCAGTGGCGTCCTGAGCTGGCGATTGCGCTGTTTGCTTCCACGATGGTGCTGCTGTTCCTACCGAAATTGCTGAGCATTATTCTGGTGTGGTGCAAAGGCTCTAAAGAGTACGGTGGTTTCGTTCGCGTCACGATTTCTCTGCTGCTGGAAGTGCTGTTCTCAGTACTGCTGGCGCCGGTGCGTATGCTGTTCCACACCGTGTTCGTGGTCAGCGCATTCCTCGGTTGGGAAGTGGTCTGGAACTCGCCGCAGCGTGATGATGACTCTACGCCGTGGGGTGAAGCCTTTATGCGTCATGGCTCGCAGATGCTGCTGGGCCTGGTCTGGGCCGTTGGCATGGCGTGGCTGGATCTGCGCTTCCTGTTCTGGCTGGCGCCGATTGTCTTCTCGCTGATTCTGTCGCCGTTTGTGTCGGTGGTGTCCAGCAGGGCAACCAACGGACTGCGCTCCAAGCGCTGGAAATTGTTCTTGATCCCAGAGGAATACAACACGCCGAAAGTGCTGGCCGATACCGAAGCGTATCTGAAGCTTAACCGCGAACGCATCCTCGATGATGGCTTTATGCATGCGGTGTTTAACCCGTCGTTTAATGCCCTGGCGACAGCCATGGCGACAGCGCGTCACCGTGCCAGCCATGTGCTGGAGATCGCTCGCGATCGTCATGTTGAGCAGGCACTGAACGAAACGCCGGAAAAACTCAATCGCGACCGTCGTCTGGTGCTGCTGAGCGACCCGGTGACGCTGGCGCGTTTGCACTATCGTGTCTGGGCTTCGCCTGAGAGATATACGTCCTGGGTGAGTGAGTACGATAAGCTGAAGCTGAACCCGTTGGCATTAAAAACGAAATAA
- the mdoG gene encoding glucans biosynthesis protein MdoG: MMKLRWLGAAVMLSLCTSSAWAFTIDDVAKQAKSLADKSYEAPKSNLPSVFRDMKYADYQQIQFNHDKAYWNKIKTPFKLEFYHQGMYFDTPVTINEVTATSVRKIKYSPDYFTFGDVKHDKDTVKDLGFAGFKVLYPVNSKDKNDEIVSMLGASYFRVLGQGQVYGLSARGLAIDTALPSGEEFPRFREYWIERPKANDKRLTIYALLDSPRATGAYRFVVMPGRDTVVDVQTKIYLRDKVGKLGVAPLTSMFLFGPNQPSQATNYRPELHDSNGLSIHAGNDEWIWRPLNNPKHLAVSSFATENPQGFGLLQRGRQFSHFEDLDDRYDLRPSAWITPKGDWGKGTVELVEIPTNDETNDNIVAYWTPDKLPEAGKEMNYKYTITFTRDEEKLHDADSAYVMQTRRSTGDVKQSNLIRQPDGTVAFVVDFTGADMRKMPQDTPVTAQASIGDNGEIVENSVRYNPVTKGWRLTLRVKVKDPKKTTEMRAALVNADQPLSETWSYQLPANE, encoded by the coding sequence ATGATGAAACTGCGTTGGTTAGGCGCAGCCGTAATGTTGTCCCTGTGTACTTCATCTGCATGGGCATTCACTATTGATGACGTTGCGAAGCAGGCTAAGTCGCTGGCGGATAAAAGCTACGAAGCGCCGAAAAGCAACCTGCCATCCGTGTTCCGCGATATGAAATATGCGGACTACCAGCAAATCCAGTTCAACCACGATAAGGCCTACTGGAACAAAATAAAGACCCCATTTAAGCTCGAATTCTACCACCAGGGTATGTACTTCGACACGCCGGTGACCATTAATGAAGTCACGGCGACTTCCGTGCGTAAAATTAAATACAGCCCGGACTATTTTACTTTTGGTGACGTTAAACACGATAAAGACACGGTGAAAGACCTTGGTTTCGCCGGTTTTAAAGTGCTTTACCCTGTCAACAGCAAAGATAAAAACGACGAAATCGTGAGCATGCTGGGTGCTAGCTATTTCCGCGTGCTCGGTCAGGGCCAGGTATATGGTCTGTCCGCGCGTGGTCTGGCTATCGACACCGCTTTGCCATCCGGTGAAGAGTTCCCTCGCTTCCGTGAATACTGGATTGAGCGTCCGAAAGCCAATGATAAACGCCTGACTATCTATGCGCTGCTGGACTCTCCACGTGCAACCGGTGCTTACCGTTTCGTGGTTATGCCTGGTCGCGATACCGTGGTTGACGTACAGACCAAAATCTATCTTCGCGATAAAGTCGGCAAATTGGGTGTCGCACCGTTAACCAGTATGTTCCTGTTTGGGCCAAATCAGCCGTCGCAGGCGACCAACTATCGTCCAGAACTGCATGATTCAAACGGTTTGTCGATTCATGCGGGTAACGATGAGTGGATTTGGCGTCCGCTGAACAACCCTAAACACTTGGCCGTAAGCAGCTTTGCTACCGAAAACCCACAGGGCTTTGGTTTGCTGCAGCGTGGCCGTCAGTTCTCGCACTTTGAAGATCTTGACGACCGCTATGATCTGCGTCCAAGCGCCTGGATCACCCCAAAAGGTGACTGGGGTAAAGGGACCGTTGAACTGGTAGAAATTCCGACCAACGACGAAACCAACGATAACATCGTCGCTTACTGGACGCCGGACAAGTTGCCGGAAGCCGGTAAAGAGATGAACTACAAGTACACCATCACCTTCACCCGTGACGAAGAAAAACTGCACGACGCTGACAGCGCTTATGTTATGCAGACCCGTCGTTCTACCGGTGATGTGAAACAGTCTAATCTGATTCGTCAGCCAGACGGTACGGTGGCCTTCGTGGTCGACTTCACCGGCGCAGATATGCGCAAAATGCCGCAGGATACGCCGGTAACGGCGCAGGCCAGCATTGGCGACAACGGTGAAATCGTCGAAAACAGCGTTCGCTACAACCCGGTCACCAAAGGTTGGCGCTTAACGCTGCGCGTGAAAGTGAAAGATCCGAAGAAAACCACTGAAATGCGCGCCGCACTGGTCAACGCCGATCAGCCGCTGAGTGAAACCTGGAGCTATCAGCTGCCTGCAAATGAATAA
- the mdoC gene encoding glucans biosynthesis protein MdoC, with protein sequence MNNKPAQREYFLDSIRAWLMLLGIPFHISLLYSSHTWHMNSETPSWWLTLFNDFIHAFRMQVFFVISGYFSYMLFLRYPLKKWWKVRVERVGIPLLTAIPLLTLPQFLMLQYVKGKTESWHTLSFYQKYNTLAWELVSHLWFLLVLVVLTTIGIAAFRLMRRRQMRRRADLFDNMSMAKLTLIFLLLGVVYAAVRRTLFLLYPPILSDGLFNFVVMQTLFYVPFFILGALAFIHPRLKALFTTPSPWCIFAALLGFVAYLMNQRYGSGDAWMYETEYVITMVLGLWMVNVVFSFGYRLLNFQSSRVTYFVNASLFIYLVHHPLTLFYGAWIMPNISSNLLGFTTGLIFVVGCAIVLYEIHLRIPLLRFLFSGKPQQKVEKAQTASR encoded by the coding sequence ATGAATAACAAACCCGCACAGCGTGAATACTTCCTCGACTCCATTCGGGCCTGGTTGATGCTACTGGGAATACCCTTTCACATCTCATTACTTTACTCCAGCCATACCTGGCATATGAACAGCGAAACACCCTCATGGTGGCTGACGCTGTTTAACGATTTTATTCACGCTTTTCGCATGCAGGTGTTCTTTGTTATCTCCGGCTACTTTTCCTATATGCTTTTTTTGCGTTATCCACTTAAAAAGTGGTGGAAAGTCCGCGTAGAGCGCGTTGGCATCCCATTGCTGACCGCGATCCCACTGCTCACGTTGCCGCAATTTCTGATGTTGCAATATGTAAAGGGTAAGACGGAAAGCTGGCACACGCTCAGTTTCTATCAAAAATATAATACGTTGGCCTGGGAACTGGTATCACACCTGTGGTTCTTGCTGGTGCTCGTCGTATTGACCACGATTGGGATTGCCGCATTCCGCCTGATGCGCCGTCGCCAGATGCGCAGACGAGCCGATCTTTTCGATAATATGTCGATGGCAAAACTGACGCTGATATTTCTACTGCTGGGCGTGGTTTACGCCGCCGTTCGCCGTACGCTTTTCCTGCTCTATCCGCCGATCTTAAGTGATGGCTTGTTTAACTTCGTCGTGATGCAAACGCTTTTTTACGTACCGTTCTTTATTCTGGGCGCACTGGCCTTTATCCACCCTCGGCTAAAAGCGCTCTTTACCACCCCTTCTCCCTGGTGCATTTTTGCGGCATTACTCGGGTTTGTCGCTTATCTCATGAACCAGCGTTATGGGTCGGGTGATGCGTGGATGTATGAAACAGAATACGTGATTACAATGGTGCTGGGGCTGTGGATGGTCAACGTGGTGTTCTCGTTTGGCTATCGTCTTCTGAATTTCCAGTCATCGCGAGTGACCTATTTCGTCAATGCCTCTTTGTTCATCTATCTGGTCCATCATCCCTTAACGCTGTTCTATGGCGCGTGGATTATGCCAAATATCAGCTCAAATTTGCTGGGCTTTACCACCGGTCTTATCTTCGTTGTCGGCTGCGCAATCGTGCTCTATGAAATTCATCTGCGCATTCCGCTGCTGCGTTTCCTGTTCTCCGGAAAACCGCAGCAAAAGGTCGAAAAAGCGCAGACGGCTAGCCGTTAA
- the ymdB gene encoding O-acetyl-ADP-ribose deacetylase has protein sequence MTERIQVLQGDITRLEVDVIVNAANPSLMGGGGVDGAIHRAAGPALQEACAVVRQQQGTCPPGHAVITHAGNLKAKAVIHTVGPVWQGGGEHEASLLEQAYRNSLQLALDNGYHTLAFPAISTGAYGYPHEAAVEIAVNTVAAFLTRRSLPEVVYFVCFDEEMLALYQHQLSQTRIPSLANDANT, from the coding sequence ATGACCGAAAGAATTCAGGTGCTGCAGGGCGATATCACTCGCCTCGAGGTGGATGTTATTGTCAATGCCGCCAACCCGTCGCTAATGGGCGGCGGCGGTGTCGATGGTGCTATTCACCGAGCCGCTGGACCTGCATTGCAGGAAGCTTGCGCCGTTGTGCGTCAGCAGCAGGGCACCTGCCCACCTGGGCATGCGGTGATTACCCATGCGGGAAATCTCAAAGCGAAAGCAGTGATTCATACCGTCGGGCCGGTGTGGCAGGGGGGAGGGGAGCACGAAGCGTCGCTGTTAGAGCAGGCCTACCGCAATAGTTTGCAGTTGGCGCTGGATAACGGTTACCACACACTGGCGTTTCCAGCTATTTCGACCGGTGCGTATGGGTATCCTCATGAAGCAGCCGTAGAAATCGCCGTTAATACGGTTGCCGCTTTTTTGACTCGCCGAAGCCTGCCTGAGGTTGTCTATTTTGTTTGTTTTGATGAAGAGATGTTGGCGTTATATCAACATCAACTGAGCCAGACCCGCATTCCGAGTCTGGCTAATGACGCCAATACTTAA
- a CDS encoding IS1-like element IS1B family transposase (programmed frameshift): MASVSISCPSCSATDGVVRNGKSTAGHQRYLCSHCRKTWQLQFTYTASQPGTHQKIIDMAMNGVGCRATARIMGVGLNTIFRHFKKLRPQSVTSRIQPGSDVIVCAEMDEQWGYVGAKSRQRWLFYAYDRLRKTVVAHVFGERTMATLGRLMRLLSPFDVVIWMTDGWPLYESRLKGKLHVISKRYTQRIERHNLNLRQHLARLGRKSLSFSKSVELHDKVIGHYLNIKHYQ; encoded by the exons GTGGCTTCTGTTTCTATCAGCTGTCCCTCCTGTTCAGCTACTGACGGGGTGGTGCGTAACGGCAAAAGCACTGCCGGACATCAGCGCTATCTCTGCTCTCACTGCCGTAAAACATGGCAACTGCAGTTCACTTACACCGCTTCTCAACCCGGTACGCACCAGAAAATCATTGATATGGCCATGAATGGCGTTGGATGCCGGGCAACCGCCCGCATTATGGGCGTTGGCCTCAACACGATTTTCCGCCATT TTAAAAAACTCAGGCCGCAGTCGGTAACCTCGCGCATACAGCCGGGCAGTGACGTCATCGTCTGCGCGGAAATGGACGAACAGTGGGGATACGTCGGGGCTAAATCGCGCCAGCGCTGGCTGTTTTACGCGTATGACAGGCTCCGGAAGACGGTTGTTGCGCACGTATTCGGTGAACGCACTATGGCGACGCTGGGGCGTCTTATGAGACTGCTGTCACCCTTTGACGTGGTGATATGGATGACGGATGGCTGGCCGCTGTATGAATCCCGCCTGAAGGGAAAGCTGCACGTAATCAGCAAGCGATATACGCAGCGAATTGAGCGGCATAACCTGAATCTGAGGCAGCACCTGGCACGGCTGGGACGGAAGTCGCTGTCGTTCTCAAAATCGGTGGAGCTGCATGACAAAGTCATCGGGCATTATCTGAACATAAAACACTATCAATAA